A genomic window from Brassica oleracea var. oleracea cultivar TO1000 chromosome C8, BOL, whole genome shotgun sequence includes:
- the LOC106308132 gene encoding dof zinc finger protein DOF3.6-like yields the protein MVFSSLPVNQFDSHNWQQQGNTQQLDRVTSDQNPLSHFSSPPGSRAGSSQTRENSMVERARIAKIPLPEAALKCPRCESTNTKFCYFNNYNLTQPRHFCKTCRRYWTRGGALRNVPVGGGFRRNKRSKPKSTVVVSADNNNTSSSLSCHTRYSSPSKFLSYGQLPGFDSNFPILPPFQSLGDYNMSGMSSSGGILDPWRISSMQQVQQSPFLINTKGLEESSNVMYPSLEGNEGVSHAIPRQESSDHSNQLRYKPLTDMASRVDQTAQARYVKAEENDRGGNGVNNLSRNFLGNINIKPVEENDGYTCWGSSSNISSSWTGFTSNNSTGHLSF from the exons ATGGTTTTCTCCTCTCTTCCAGTGAATCAGTTCGATTCACACAACTGGCAGCAG CAAGGAAACACACAACAGCTAGACCGTGTCACATCTGACCAGAACCCTTTATCACATTTCTCATCACCGCCGGGTTCTCGGGCTGGTTCGAGCCAAACCAGGGAGAATTCAATGGTAGAACGTGCTCGGATCGCGAAAATCCCATTGCCTGAAGCAGCTCTAAAGTGCCCTAGGTGTGAATCCACCAATACTAAGTTCTGTTACTTCAATAACTACAACCTTACTCAGCCTCGCCATTTCTGCAAGACATGTCGCCGTTATTGGACACGTGGCGGTGCACTGAGGAATGTTCCTGTTGGAGGCGGCTTTAGGAGGAACAAGAGAAGCAAACCCAAATCTACGGTCGTGGTTTCGGCTGATAACAATAATACTAGTTCATCGCTTTCTTGTCACACAAGATACTCAAGCCCTAGCAAGTTTCTTAGCTATGGGCAACTGCCAGGGTTTGATTCCAACTTTCCCATATTGCCTCCTTTCCAAAGCCTTGGAGATTACAATATGAGCGGGATGAGTTCTAGTGGTGGGATCTTGGATCCATGGAGAATATCTTCAATGCAACAAGTTCAGCAATCCCCTTTCCTGATCAACACGAAAGGGTTGGAGGAATCTTCAAATGTGATGTATCCATCACTAGAAGGCAATGAAGGTGTTAGCCATGCTATTCCTCGGCAAGAGAGTAGTGATCATTCCAATCAGCTAAGGTATAAACCCTTGACGGATATGGCTTCAAGGGTAGATCAGACCGCACAAGCTAGATATGTGAAGGCCGAAGAGAATGATCGGGGTGGGAACGGAGTGAATAACTTATCTAGAAACTTTTTGGGGAATATTAACATAAAACCAGTGGAGGAGAATGATGGATACACATGTTGGGGAAGTAGTAGCAACATTAGTAGTTCATGGACTGGTTTCACCTCCAACAACTCAACAGGCCATCTCTCATTCTAA